Proteins encoded together in one Macadamia integrifolia cultivar HAES 741 chromosome 8, SCU_Mint_v3, whole genome shotgun sequence window:
- the LOC122087348 gene encoding protein ENDOSPERM DEFECTIVE 1-like isoform X3 has translation MEEKTAEVSLMLRDQQQPINTITTTTAASQLHRRPRVREVSSRFMSPVVSSSSSGDLHLPASKCFNPKHAVSSSMEFQPRQNQQRSQSVQRRHGELEPLCCADENRLDTARSMEIRPGSQNKAVTLQRKQRSVKSFKENGGDAKHHTQYADASHPKIFNNSRFLGRNGSLVRSRPDTPMVQYLDRATPRSVSSNQSFQRSTSISSVATTAAAKLVQSSMGNKPTTTGLSEVVPSVAVRSSSSLEDDQRSETETLSEKSTSNDYSGSETCSISHQGGTFVSPTNPLQNCKTRSIPDFRSSMPEADFLPTMSTRLVNGLGDSSKTSASPFYRSLISPLPSCVNSLFSPSRSIYKSASVASKPNPVSTKTSGTFLPPHPSNTKLGPEARKGRKVSSNQEDVHALRLLHNHYLQWRYVNAKAETVMQSQRTATERLLYALWCNISQLHDSVKRKGMELRQLKKERTLSAILEAQMPYLEEWSAIEENYSTSLSGAIKALQDTLLRLPINGNVDFREVEEALNSASNVMGIISFHLGSFLPKAERLVRLISELAEVASRERALVEECGDLLTKTHMLQVEESSLRGQLIQVSWSTTGQSREE, from the exons ATGGAAGAAAAAACCGCTGAAGTATCTTTGATGCTGCGAGATCAGCAGCAGCCGATCAATACTATCACCACCACCACGGCCGCTTCGCAGCTTCATCGTAGACCTCGGGTGAGGGAGGTCAGCTCTAGGTTCATGTCTCCGGTCgtttcttcctcatcttctggtGATCTTCACCTCCCGGCTTCCAAATGTTTCAATCCCAAGCACGCAGTTTCATCCTCCATGGAATTTCAACCCAGGCAGAATCAGCAGCGCTCTCAATCTGTGCAGAGGCGGCACGGTGAACTGGAACCGTTGTGCTGTGCCGACGAGAACAGACTGGATACAGCTCGGAGCATGGAAATTCGTCCCGGATCTCAGAATAAAGCAGTCACATTGCAGCGGAAGCAGCGGTCAGTAAAGTCCTTTAAGGAGAATGGAGGTGACGCAAAGCATCATACGCAATATGCCGATGCCAGCCACCCAAAAATCTTCAACAACAGCAGGTTCTTGGGAAGAAATGGCAGTCTTGTCCGTTCGAGGCCAGACACACCGATGGTGCAGTATCTGGACAGGGCAACGCCTAGATCTGTTTCGTCAAATCAAAGTTTTCAGCGGTCCACCAGCATCAGCTCTGTGGCAACTACAGCTGCGGCAAAACTTGTCCAGTCGAGTATGGGGAATAAGCCCACCACCACGGGCTTATCCGAGGTTGTACCTTCTGTTGCTGTGAGATCTTCTAGCTCACTAGAAGATGATCAACGTTCTGAAACTGAAACCCTTTCAGAAAAATCAACGTCAAATGATTACTCTGGATCCGAAACATGCAGTATTTCTCATCAAGGTGGTACATTTGTTAGTCCTACAAATCCATTGCAGAACTGCAAGACACGGTCAATTCCAGATTTCCGTTCTTCCATGCCAGAGGCGGATTTTTTGCCTACTATGTCCACCAGACTAGTGAATGGCCTTGGCGACTCTTCCAAAACCTCTGCTTCCCCTTTCTACCGTTCTTTGATTTCTCCACTGCCAAGTTGCGTAAACTCCTTATTTAGTCCGTCCAGATCTATCTACAAGTCAGCATCTGTGGCCTCTAAGCCTAATCCGGTTTCTACGAAGACAAGTGGTACTTTCCTGCCACCACACCCGTCAAACACGAAATTGGGACCAGAGGCAAGAAAGGGAAGGAAGGTTTCGAGTAATCAAGAAGATGTCCACGCCCTACGGCTGCTTCATAACCATTATCTGCAATGGAGATATGTGAACGCAAAAGCTGAAACTGTGATGCAATCTCAGAGGACTGCAACTGAG AGGTTACTTTATGCTCTTTGGTGCAATATATCTCAGTTGCATGATTCTGTGAAAAGGAAAGGAATGGAACTTAGACAGCTCAAAAAGGAAAGAACATTATCTGCAATTCTTGAAGCTCAA ATGCCATATTTGGAAGAATGGTCGGCAATCGAAGAGAATTATTCAACTTCACTATCAGGAGCTATCAAAGCTTTGCAGGATACCCTGCTTCGACTTCCAATCAATGGAAAC GTTGACTTCAGAGAGGTAGAGGAAGCTTTAAATTCAGCATCAAATGTGATGGGAATAATATCATTCCATCTTGGAAGCTTTTTACCTAAG GCCGAGAGACTGGTTCGTCTGATTTCAGAATTGGCTGAGGTGGCCAGCAGAGAAAGAGCCCTGGTTGAAGAATGTGGAGATCTATTAACAAAAACACATATGTTACAG
- the LOC122087348 gene encoding QWRF motif-containing protein 6-like isoform X2 → MEEKTAEVSLMLRDQQQPINTITTTTAASQLHRRPRVREVSSRFMSPVVSSSSSGDLHLPASKCFNPKHAVSSSMEFQPRQNQQRSQSVQRRHGELEPLCCADENRLDTARSMEIPPGSQNKAVTLQRKQRSVKSFKENGGDAEHHTQYADASHPKIFNNSRFLGRNGSLVRSRPDTPIVQYLDRATPRSVSSNQSFQRSTSVSSVATTAAAKLVQSSMGNKPTTTGLSEVVPSVAVRSSTSLEDQRSETETLSEKSTSNDYSGSETCSISHQGGTFVSPTNPLQNCKTRSIPDFRSSMPEADFLPTMSTRLVNGLGDSSKTSASPFYRSLISPLPSCVNSLFSPSRSIYKSASVASKPNPVSTKTSGTFLPPHPSNTKLGPEARKGRKVSSNQEDVHALRLLHNHYLQWRYVNAKAETVMQCQRTATERLLYALWCNISQLHDSVKRKGMELRQLKKERTLSAILEAQMPYLEEWSAIEENYSTSLSGAIKALQDTLLRLPINGNVRVDFREVEEALNSASNVMGIISFHLGSFLPKAERLVRLISELAEVASRERALVEECGDLLTKTHMLQVEESSLRGQLIQVSWSTTGQSREE, encoded by the exons ATGGAAGAAAAAACCGCTGAAGTATCTTTGATGCTGCGAGATCAGCAGCAGCCGATCAATACTATCACCACCACCACGGCCGCTTCGCAGCTTCATCGTAGACCTCGGGTGAGGGAGGTCAGCTCTAGGTTCATGTCTCCGGTcgtttcttcttcatcttctggtGATCTTCACCTCCCGGCTTCCAAATGTTTCAATCCCAAGCACGCAGTTTCATCCTCCATGGAATTTCAACCCAGGCAGAATCAGCAGCGCTCTCAATCTGTGCAGAGGCGGCACGGTGAACTGGAACCGTTGTGCTGTGCCGACGAGAACAGACTGGATACAGCTCGGAGCATGGAAATTCCTCCCGGATCTCAGAATAAAGCAGTCACATTGCAGCGGAAGCAGCGGTCAGTAAAGTCCTTTAAGGAGAATGGAGGTGACGCAGAGCATCATACGCAATATGCCGATGCTAGCCACCCAAAAATCTTCAACAACAGCAGGTTCTTGGGAAGAAATGGCAGTCTTGTCCGTTCGAGGCCAGACACACCGATTGTGCAGTATCTGGACAGGGCAACGCCTAGATCTGTTTCGTCAAATCAAAGTTTTCAGCGGTCCACCAGCGTCAGCTCTGTGGCAACTACAGCTGCGGCAAAACTTGTCCAGTCGAGTATGGGGAATAAGCCCACCACCACGGGCTTATCCGAGGTTGTACCTTCTGTTGCTGTGAGATCTTCTACCTCACTAGAAGATCAACGTTCTGAAACTGAAACCCTTTCAGAAAAATCAACGTCAAATGATTACTCTGGATCCGAAACATGCAGTATTTCTCATCAAGGTGGTACATTTGTTAGTCCTACAAATCCATTGCAGAACTGCAAGACACGGTCAATTCCAGATTTCCGTTCTTCCATGCCAGAGGCGGATTTTTTGCCTACTATGTCCACCAGACTAGTGAATGGCCTTGGCGACTCTTCCAAAACCTCTGCTTCCCCTTTCTACCGTTCTTTGATTTCACCACTGCCAAGTTGCGTAAACTCCTTATTTAGTCCGTCCAGATCTATCTACAAGTCAGCATCTGTGGCCTCTAAGCCTAATCCGGTCTCTACGAAGACAAGTGGTACTTTCCTGCCACCACACCCGTCAAACACGAAATTGGGACCAGAGGCAAGAAAGGGAAGGAAGGTTTCGAGTAATCAAGAAGATGTCCACGCCCTACGGCTGCTTCATAACCATTATCTGCAATGGAGATATGTGAACGCAAAAGCTGAAACTGTGATGCAATGTCAGAGGACTGCAACTGAG AGGTTACTTTATGCTCTTTGGTGCAATATATCTCAGTTGCATGATTCTGTGAAAAGGAAAGGAATGGAACTTAGACAGCTCAAAAAGGAAAGAACATTATCTGCAATTCTTGAAGCTCAA ATGCCATATTTGGAAGAATGGTCGGCAATCGAAGAGAATTATTCAACTTCACTATCAGGAGCTATCAAAGCTTTGCAGGATACCCTGCTTCGACTTCCAATCAATGGAAACGTGAGG GTTGACTTCAGAGAGGTAGAGGAAGCTTTAAATTCAGCATCAAATGTGATGGGAATAATATCATTCCATCTTGGAAGCTTTTTACCTAAG GCCGAGAGACTGGTTCGTCTGATTTCAGAATTGGCTGAGGTGGCCAGCAGAGAAAGAGCCCTGGTTGAAGAATGTGGAGATCTATTAACAAAAACACATATGTTACAG
- the LOC122087348 gene encoding protein ENDOSPERM DEFECTIVE 1-like isoform X1, with amino-acid sequence MEEKTAEVSLMLRDQQQPINTITTTTAASQLHRRPRVREVSSRFMSPVVSSSSSGDLHLPASKCFNPKHAVSSSMEFQPRQNQQRSQSVQRRHGELEPLCCADENRLDTARSMEIRPGSQNKAVTLQRKQRSVKSFKENGGDAKHHTQYADASHPKIFNNSRFLGRNGSLVRSRPDTPMVQYLDRATPRSVSSNQSFQRSTSISSVATTAAAKLVQSSMGNKPTTTGLSEVVPSVAVRSSSSLEDDQRSETETLSEKSTSNDYSGSETCSISHQGGTFVSPTNPLQNCKTRSIPDFRSSMPEADFLPTMSTRLVNGLGDSSKTSASPFYRSLISPLPSCVNSLFSPSRSIYKSASVASKPNPVSTKTSGTFLPPHPSNTKLGPEARKGRKVSSNQEDVHALRLLHNHYLQWRYVNAKAETVMQSQRTATERLLYALWCNISQLHDSVKRKGMELRQLKKERTLSAILEAQMPYLEEWSAIEENYSTSLSGAIKALQDTLLRLPINGNVRVDFREVEEALNSASNVMGIISFHLGSFLPKAERLVRLISELAEVASRERALVEECGDLLTKTHMLQVEESSLRGQLIQVSWSTTGQSREE; translated from the exons ATGGAAGAAAAAACCGCTGAAGTATCTTTGATGCTGCGAGATCAGCAGCAGCCGATCAATACTATCACCACCACCACGGCCGCTTCGCAGCTTCATCGTAGACCTCGGGTGAGGGAGGTCAGCTCTAGGTTCATGTCTCCGGTCgtttcttcctcatcttctggtGATCTTCACCTCCCGGCTTCCAAATGTTTCAATCCCAAGCACGCAGTTTCATCCTCCATGGAATTTCAACCCAGGCAGAATCAGCAGCGCTCTCAATCTGTGCAGAGGCGGCACGGTGAACTGGAACCGTTGTGCTGTGCCGACGAGAACAGACTGGATACAGCTCGGAGCATGGAAATTCGTCCCGGATCTCAGAATAAAGCAGTCACATTGCAGCGGAAGCAGCGGTCAGTAAAGTCCTTTAAGGAGAATGGAGGTGACGCAAAGCATCATACGCAATATGCCGATGCCAGCCACCCAAAAATCTTCAACAACAGCAGGTTCTTGGGAAGAAATGGCAGTCTTGTCCGTTCGAGGCCAGACACACCGATGGTGCAGTATCTGGACAGGGCAACGCCTAGATCTGTTTCGTCAAATCAAAGTTTTCAGCGGTCCACCAGCATCAGCTCTGTGGCAACTACAGCTGCGGCAAAACTTGTCCAGTCGAGTATGGGGAATAAGCCCACCACCACGGGCTTATCCGAGGTTGTACCTTCTGTTGCTGTGAGATCTTCTAGCTCACTAGAAGATGATCAACGTTCTGAAACTGAAACCCTTTCAGAAAAATCAACGTCAAATGATTACTCTGGATCCGAAACATGCAGTATTTCTCATCAAGGTGGTACATTTGTTAGTCCTACAAATCCATTGCAGAACTGCAAGACACGGTCAATTCCAGATTTCCGTTCTTCCATGCCAGAGGCGGATTTTTTGCCTACTATGTCCACCAGACTAGTGAATGGCCTTGGCGACTCTTCCAAAACCTCTGCTTCCCCTTTCTACCGTTCTTTGATTTCTCCACTGCCAAGTTGCGTAAACTCCTTATTTAGTCCGTCCAGATCTATCTACAAGTCAGCATCTGTGGCCTCTAAGCCTAATCCGGTTTCTACGAAGACAAGTGGTACTTTCCTGCCACCACACCCGTCAAACACGAAATTGGGACCAGAGGCAAGAAAGGGAAGGAAGGTTTCGAGTAATCAAGAAGATGTCCACGCCCTACGGCTGCTTCATAACCATTATCTGCAATGGAGATATGTGAACGCAAAAGCTGAAACTGTGATGCAATCTCAGAGGACTGCAACTGAG AGGTTACTTTATGCTCTTTGGTGCAATATATCTCAGTTGCATGATTCTGTGAAAAGGAAAGGAATGGAACTTAGACAGCTCAAAAAGGAAAGAACATTATCTGCAATTCTTGAAGCTCAA ATGCCATATTTGGAAGAATGGTCGGCAATCGAAGAGAATTATTCAACTTCACTATCAGGAGCTATCAAAGCTTTGCAGGATACCCTGCTTCGACTTCCAATCAATGGAAACGTGAGG GTTGACTTCAGAGAGGTAGAGGAAGCTTTAAATTCAGCATCAAATGTGATGGGAATAATATCATTCCATCTTGGAAGCTTTTTACCTAAG GCCGAGAGACTGGTTCGTCTGATTTCAGAATTGGCTGAGGTGGCCAGCAGAGAAAGAGCCCTGGTTGAAGAATGTGGAGATCTATTAACAAAAACACATATGTTACAG